The following proteins are encoded in a genomic region of Pagrus major chromosome 16, Pma_NU_1.0:
- the plpp2a gene encoding phospholipid phosphatase 2 gives MTEQGKKLILIVVDVLCVFVAALPSAILTLMFSPYQRGIYCNDESINYPYRRDTISHGGMAAVTITCSIVIITTGEAYLVHTKRLHSNSQFNQYLSALYKVVGTFLFGGAVSQSLTDLAKFTIGRPRPNFLAVCAPVSCNGYMLHINCTGSPRNVTESRLSFYSGHSSFGMYSMLFLSLYVQARMQGKWTRLVRPTIQFFLVAFAVYVGYTRVSDYKHHSTDVMVGLLQGALIAVLTVRYVSDFFKQRPPPCTRQDTAEVEHLERKPSPQPPDSQQRNHYSYSGP, from the exons CGGCCCTGCCCTCAGCCATCCTGACGCTCATGTTCAGTCCGTACCAAAGAGGTATCTACTGCAACGATGAGAGCATCAACTATCCCTACAGGAGAGACACCATCTCCCACGGAGGCATGGCCGCCGTCACCATCACCTGCTCCATCGTCATC ATCACCACAGGAGAGGCTTACCTCGTGCACACAAAGCGTCTGCACTCCAACTCCCAGTTCAACCAGTACCTGTCAGCCCTTTACAAGGTGGTGGGAACCTTCCTGTTCGGAGGAGCCGTCAGCCAATCGCTGACCGACCTGGCCAAGTTCACTATAGGTCGTCCCCGTCCAAACTTCTTAGCCGTGTGCGCTCCGGTCAGCTGTAACGGATACATGCTGCATATCAACTGTACCGGCAGCCCTCGCAATGTGACTGAATCCAG GTTGTCGTTCTACTCCGGCCACTCGTCCTTCGGGATGTACTCCATGCTCTTTCTGTCG ctctaCGTCCAGGCCCGGATGCAGGGGAAGTGGACGCGGCTGGTGCGACCGACCATCCAGTTCTTCCTGGTGGCGTTTGCGGTGTACGTCGGATACACTCGCGTGTCGGACTACAAGCATCACTCGACCGACGTGATGGTGGGGCTGCTGCAGGGAGCTCTCATCGCCGTTCTCACC GTCCGATACGTGTCCGACTTCTTCAAGCAGCGCCCCCCTCCCTGCACGCGGCAGGACACGGCGGAGGTCGAACACCTGGAACGCAAACCGAGCCCGCAGCCTCCCGACTCGCAGCAGAGGAACCACTACAGCTACTCTGGACCCTAA